From a single Tursiops truncatus isolate mTurTru1 chromosome 20, mTurTru1.mat.Y, whole genome shotgun sequence genomic region:
- the C20H17orf50 gene encoding uncharacterized protein C17orf50 homolog, producing the protein MDKHGVKIPLWKKELEQPGTREAEAEAEAEAAEGAPEEDEERLLEERAAESEAEGGEAEGGEGRERGSVSYYPLSQESSILQVALLRRADSGFWGWFSPLALLGGLAPPANRKRIPPEEPCVLETRRRRLRGGGCARCEILFCKKCRNLHSSQSYVAHCLLEHPDLPEARASGGAGAAVGL; encoded by the exons atggataaacacg gcGTGAAGATCCCCTTGTGGAAGAAGGAGCTGGAGCAGCCCGGGACCAGAGAGGcagaggcggaggcggaggcggaggctgCGGAGGGGGCGCCGGAGGAGGACGAGGAGAGGCTGCTGGAGGAACGCGCGGCCGAGAGCGAGGCGGAGGGCGGGGAGGCGGAGGGCGGCGAGGGCCGGGAGCGGGGCTCCGTGTCGTACTATCCGCTGAGCCAGGAGTCCAGCATCCTGCAGGTGGCGCTGCTGCGGCGCGCGGACAGCGGCTTCTGGGGCTGGTTCAGCCCCTTAGCACTGCTCGGCGGCCTGGCCCCTCCCGCCAACAG GAAGCGGATCCCCCCGGAGGAGCCGTGCGTGCTGGAgacgcggcggcggcggctgcgcgGCGGGGGCTGCGCGCGCTGCGAGATCCTTTTCTGCAAGAAGTGCAGGAACCTGCACAGCTCGCAGAGCTACGTGGCGCACTGCCTTCTGGAGCACCCGGATCTGCCGGAGGCGCGGGCTTCTGGAGGCGCGGGGGCTGCCGTGGGCCTTTGA